A window of the Tiliqua scincoides isolate rTilSci1 chromosome 5, rTilSci1.hap2, whole genome shotgun sequence genome harbors these coding sequences:
- the LOC136654287 gene encoding olfactory receptor 5B21-like, translated as MENQTVLPEFILLGLSSDSHLQIFLFLVFLIIYSVTLLGNGAILLVIRVEATLQTPMFFFLSHLAFVDICYSSVTVPKMLENMVGVNKTISREGCITQIFFFLQAGCAEVFILSATAYDRYVAICDPLHYTTTMTKNICRQLVGGAWAMGFLYAVVNVIPLANLDVCQNNTINHYSCELPSVLALSCTPTLINHIVLLISVLIFGFGSFLLTLVSYIYIISTILKISSAEGRKKAFSTCSSHLIVVGLFYIAAFFRYVKPSSPSHMDLDKVVSIQYSILTPMLNPIIYSLKNKDIKMALGKMFGKGQFLK; from the coding sequence ATGGAAAATCAAACGGTACTCCCGGAGTTCATCCTCTTGGGCCTCTCCAGTGATTCACACCTACAGATTTTCCTCTTTCTGGTATTTCTGATAATATACAGTGTGACATTATTAGGAAACGGTGCCATCCTGCTGGTGATCAGGGTCGAGGCTACCCTTCAGACCCCCATGTTCTTCTTTCTCAGTCATCTGGCCTTTGTGGACATCTGCTACTCATCGGTCACTGTCCCAAAAATGTTGGAAAACATGGTAGGGGTGAACAAAACCATTTCCCGAGAAGGATGCATCACACAGATATTCTTCTTTTTACAGGCTGGTTGTGCCGAGGTATTCATCCTCTCTGCAACGGCTTATGACCGATACGTTGCTATATGTGACCCATTGCATTATACCACAACCATGACAAAGAATATCTGCAGGCAGTTAGTGGGTGGAGCCTGGGCAATGGGCTTCTTGTATGCTGTGGTGAATGTAATACCATTGGCAAATCTGGATGTTTGtcagaataataccatcaacCACTATAGCTGTGAGCTCCCCTCAGTCTTGGCCTTGTCTTGCACTCCGACTCTCATCAATCACATTGTTCTCCTTATCTCTGTGTTAATATTTGGCTTTGGCTCCTTCTTGCTCACCCTGGTCTCTTATATTTACATTATTTCCACCATCTTGAAGATTTCATCAGCCGAAGGTAGGAAAAAAGCCTTCTCTACTTGCAGCTCCCACCTCATTGTGGTTGGCCTGTTTTACATAGCAGCTTTTTTCCGGTACGTGAAACCCAGTTCACCATCACACATGGACCTGGACAAAGTGGTTTCTATCCAGTACAGCATCTTGACCCCAATGTTAAACCCTATCATTTACAGCCTGAAAAACAAAGACATCAAAATGGCTCTGggtaaaatgtttgggaagggTCAGTTCCTGAAATGA